ATTTGGCGGGAAGGTTATCCACATTGACCCGTTGACCCAACTGGCCGATTACACCAAACTTCCGCAAGCCGACTTCATCCTGATTACTCACGAACACAGCGACCATCTTGATTTAAAAGCCCTGGGAATTCTGCGCACCGAAAAAACTGTGGTGGTTTGCCCCAAGATCTGCACCCCACAGGTTACGGGCGCCACCGTGATGAATAATGGAGATGTTAAAACCATTGAGGGTTTAGAGGTGAAGGCCGTTCCGGCATACAACCTTATTCATAAACGAGACAATGGCCAACCGTTTCATCCTCAAGGCCATGGGAATGGCTACATCATCACCTTCGGCGACAGGAACGTTTATGTGGCGGGGGATACGGAGAATATTCCGGAGATGAAAAAATTGAAGGATATTGACATCGCTTTCCTGCCTATGAACCTGCCCTTTACGATGACTCCCGAGATGGTTGCCGATGCTGCCCAGGCTTTCCAACCGAAGATTCTTTATCCCTATCATTATGGAGAAACCGATACTTCCAAACTGGTGGCTTTGTTAAAAGATACCAAAGGGATTGAGGTCCGTATTCGCAGAATGAAGTAAGGATCCTCTTTTCTGGAGGCAGCTCGATTGTATTCAATTTAGGTGGGAATCCTTGAGGGGAGAGAGAGGGGTTCGATTACAATCCCTTGCTTGGGGATCACCAGTTTTCCACCCTGAATCAGGAGGTCGAATTTCATCTCTTTACTTTAGGGAAAAGGCCGATGTTCTCCCATGCTTGGATGACTTCCTTATATCCAACTGGGGATATGCCGCCGAAGTATTCGTTTAAATTTAGGGAGGCCGACCACCGGAGCCTTTGAACCGTGGCCTTGGTCATAATGGGATCCGTACCAATTTTCTCCAGAAGCCTGACCGAGGATTCCATTTCCATTACCCTTCTTCCGGCATGAACCGCGTCACTTCCTACAAATCGATCGACAACTGGATCAAGGCCTTTGACGAAGAATTGATTAAGAGCCAAAAGTACGGGTTCCTCTACCTGGTAGTGATGAGAGGCCAAGAGCATCTCCACCAGGAGAGCTTCGAAGCCCTTGGTGGCGATGCTCAGGATGAGCTTGATGGCGGAAGCCTGACCGGGTTCCTCCCCGACGACCTTGAGATTCATGCCGTGCTCATTCAAAATCCGCGCCGCTTCTCCCGCATAGAGTCCGGCCACATAGATCAATACTTTGTGTCCATAAATCGGCAGGGACCCCATCATGGCTCCATCCACGAACTTCGCTCCGCTGGGTTCTACCAGGGCAGCGATCATTTTCATGTCGTCGGGAAAGGAAGATGTTAGGTCTACATAAATCTGCCCCGCTTGAAGATGAGTAGCCACTTCTTTGGCCACGGTGACGGATGCTTCCGGGGTGACAACCGAAAAGATTATATCGGATTGTTTACCCACTTCCTTAGCTGAGCCGAGAATCTTTACTCCTGCCTCCTGGGCGCGTTTTATCACCAGGGCTGCCCGGTCGGGGTCTTGCGTGCGGAGATCGTAGAGGCACATGCGGGTTACTCCGGTGGCATGAAGCCCCTTGGCGATCTCAAAGCCTGCTTCCCCAAACCCAATAAACCCCACGGAGAAACGATCATTCATCGCATACATCCTATCATTTTTTTACTTCCACAAAATCGGTCCCCACGGGCGGACAGGTAAAGAACTCCAGGTAACGAAACTCCTGATGCGAAGTGTTCACGGTCGTGTGTTTTTCTCTCCGGGGAATGAAAATCACGTCGCCGGCTTTAATGGGAATCTCTTTGCCTTCCAAGATCTCCGTTGCCTCTCCGCTGATGGCCACAATAATGGATTCACGTTTTTCGTGGTAATGGTAAGGCGGCCCGCTGCCCGGAACAAGGACGACAAAAATTCCACCGAGATCCTTAGCATTATTTTCTTCGGTTAGTATTTCCCCCCGGTATTTTTCGCCCGGAGTTGGATTGGCCATCTGGCAATACTCTTTGGTCCTGAAGATCTTCATTACCGACCTCCTGGAGGGAATAAATGGGTTTGGCTCTATGGTGGCTTAGAAACCCACGGGAATGAAACCTATCCTAACAAATCCCCCCTGTTCAGGCAATATAATGTTACATCTTGCCTCCATTCACCTTTTATTTTCCCTCATGATTTCAGAAAGATTATCAAGACCCGACGGGGAGGTGCCCGTTGAAAAAATGCTGACCCCAGTTGGAAACTTATGATATGATCGACCGGTCATCTGGGTCAGAACAAACAGGATTGGGGACTCGCTCCGGAATACGCTTGTTTTGGAAAAAGGAGAAGGTTAATTACGAAGGCCGAGGGGAA
The Deltaproteobacteria bacterium genome window above contains:
- a CDS encoding cupin domain-containing protein, which gives rise to MKIFRTKEYCQMANPTPGEKYRGEILTEENNAKDLGGIFVVLVPGSGPPYHYHEKRESIIVAISGEATEILEGKEIPIKAGDVIFIPRREKHTTVNTSHQEFRYLEFFTCPPVGTDFVEVKK
- a CDS encoding MBL fold metallo-hydrolase; translated protein: MEAAAQEKFETDIVKTSAGNLEITFIGHGTMMFKFGGKVIHIDPLTQLADYTKLPQADFILITHEHSDHLDLKALGILRTEKTVVVCPKICTPQVTGATVMNNGDVKTIEGLEVKAVPAYNLIHKRDNGQPFHPQGHGNGYIITFGDRNVYVAGDTENIPEMKKLKDIDIAFLPMNLPFTMTPEMVADAAQAFQPKILYPYHYGETDTSKLVALLKDTKGIEVRIRRMK
- a CDS encoding NAD(P)-binding domain-containing protein; translation: MNDRFSVGFIGFGEAGFEIAKGLHATGVTRMCLYDLRTQDPDRAALVIKRAQEAGVKILGSAKEVGKQSDIIFSVVTPEASVTVAKEVATHLQAGQIYVDLTSSFPDDMKMIAALVEPSGAKFVDGAMMGSLPIYGHKVLIYVAGLYAGEAARILNEHGMNLKVVGEEPGQASAIKLILSIATKGFEALLVEMLLASHHYQVEEPVLLALNQFFVKGLDPVVDRFVGSDAVHAGRRVMEMESSVRLLEKIGTDPIMTKATVQRLRWSASLNLNEYFGGISPVGYKEVIQAWENIGLFPKVKR